The region GATGCTCTCGATCTTGCCCTGCGCCGTTTGCGCCGCGTTCGACCCGGCGTACTGCGACACGACCTGCTCGAACGTCTTCTTGGCGGCCGCCTTCTGGCCTTGTTCGAGCTGGTTCGTCCCGATGGCGACCAGTGCGTCGGCCGCGCGCGGATGTTGCGGATACTTGCTCACGATCGCTTGCCACGTCGCGGTCGAGCCGCGGTAGTCACGCAGCGCGTATTGCGCATTGCCGAGCCAGTACTGCGCGGTCGGCTGATACGGGCTCTGCGGATACTTCGCGATGAAACTGCGGAAGGACGCAGCGGCGGCCTTGAAATTGCCGTTGCGGAATTGCTGCTGTGCTGCGCTGAGCGCATCCGTTTCACCTGGCTGCACGGTGCCCTCGACACCGTCGATCGTCGCCTGTTGCGGCTCGAACTTCTTGAGCCGCGTGTCGAGATCCTGGTAGTACTCCTTCTGCTGCCGCTCGAGCGTCGTCAGCCGGTTCGTCAGATCCTCGTTCTCGCCGCGCAGTGTCGCGACCTGCTGGTTCAGCTGGTCGATACGGCCGGATTGATCGAGGATCGTACGCTGGGCGGCCGACAACTGGTTGGCCAGGTTGTCGCTCTTGCTGCGCAGATCGAGCACGGCGCGGCGCGCCTCATTGTCGTCGAACATGCCGGCGTGCGCCGGCGCGGCCGACCACGCCGCGCCGGCGACGCAAAATGCTGCGGCCACGCGCAGCCAGGATACACGGTGCGTCATACGGCAATTCTTCCGTTACTTACTGTTGGTAGACGAGATCGGCGCGACGGTTCTGCGCCCACGATGCTTCGTCGTGACCCGTTGCTTGCGGCTTTTCCTTGCCGAGGCTCACGGCTTCCATCTGCGAGTCGTTCACGCCGAGCAGCGCCATTGCGCGGCGAACGGCTTCCGCACGCTTCTGGCCGAGCGCGAGGTTGTACTCGCTCGTGCCGCGTTCGTCGGTGTTGCCCTGGATCAGCACGTGACGCTGCGGGTGGCTCTTCAGATACTGCGCGTGTTGCTGCAGCAGCGGCTGGTACTCGTCCTTCACCGAATAGCTGTCGAAGTCGAAGTAGATGCTGCGCTTCGCGAGCGGGCTGTTCGGATCGTTCAGCGGATCGACGTTCACTTGCGCGACGTTGTCGGCGCTCGGCTGCGTGCTCATCGCACCCGCGTTGGCCTTGTCGTCGAGCTTCACGCCCGACTTACACGCTGCGAGCGCGCCGATCATCATCACGGCCAGGGCCAGACGAGCTTTATTCGACATCATGGTTACTCTCCTTGTGGTCATTGCATGAAGGGCCCCCACGACGGCTCACGAACGGAGCCGCCCTGGACGGACAGGATCTGCGGCGGCGCGCTGCCGTCGGAGGGCACTGCTGCCAGCACGTTGCGACCACCCGACTGGGTAGCGTACAGAATGTACTGGCCGTTTGCCGCGAAGCTCGGCGATTCGTCGCGATTGGTGTTCGTGATGGCGTTCGCCGCGCCGGTTTGCAGATCCTGAACGTACAGCTTGAACCCCCCACCCGTGCGGGAGATGTAGGCCAGCAGCTTGCCGTCCGGGCTGACGCGCGGGCTGGTGTTGTAGCTGCCGTTGAAGGTCACGCGTTGCGCCGCGCCGGCGCTTTCGCCTTGCGCGGGCATCCGGTAGATCTGCGGCGCGCCGCCGCGATCGCTCGTGAAGTAGATCCAGCGGCCGTCCGGCGAGTAGAACGGCTCGGTGTCGATCGAGCTGCTCTGCGTGAGCCGGCGCAGACCGCCGCCGTTGGCGTTGACCGAATAAATTTGTGTATTGCCCGTCAGCGACAGCGCGACGGCCAGCGTGTTGCTGTCCGGCGACCACGCCGGCGCGCTGTTGTTGCCCTTCTGGTCGGAGACCATGTAGCGGCGACCGGTCGGCAGATCGTGGATGTAGACGATCGGCTTCTTGCGCTCGAACGACACGTACGCGACCTTCGTGCCGCTCGGCGACCACGCCGGCGAGATGATCGGCTCCGTGCTCGACAGCGCGATCCGCGCGTTCTGGCCGTCCGAATCCGAAATCTGCAGCTGGTAGCGGTTGCCCGTCTTGATGACGTACGACAGCCGCGTCGCGAACACGCCGCGCACGCCGAGCAGCTTCTGGTAGATGTAGTCGGCGATCTTGTGGCCGGCCGTGCGCAGCGTGTTGTCGTTCGCCGTCAGCGACAGGCCGCCGAGGCTTTGCTGCTTCACGGTGTCGTACAGGATGAAATTCACCTTGTACTGGCCGTTCGCTTCGCGGTTCACGCTGCCGGCGACGAACGCGTTCGCGCCCTTGGCCTTCCATGCGCCGAGATCGACCGATGCGGTCTCGGGCACGGGCGTGCTGCCCGCATCGATATTCGTGAATTTGCCGCTGCGGGCGAGGTCCGCGCGGACGATCGACGTGACCTGCTGCGGCAGGCCCGCCTCGTTCGCGAAGTTCGCGGTGGCGATGGGGAACTGGGTCGAACCGACGCCGGTGATCAGCACGTTGACCTGCGCATTAGCGGCGCCGCCGGCCGCAATCAGACACGAGGCCACGAGTGCCCTGAAACCTAGTTTCGTCATCAAACTCATGCTTCTGCTTCCCATGTGACTTGGATCGCTGCGCAACCGCAGAGACAGTAAAAATACCCGATTCGTTCCCGTCCGGCAGCGACGCACGGAGTGTAAGCGCATTTGCGCTCACTCCGCCGCCTTGAAGGTAATCGTAATACTCGACGGGGTATGACCGTCAGTATCGGGCGGTAACGGAACCGACGCCTGGATCGCATTGACCACCGCCTGATCCCACCCCGAATTGCCGCTCGGTCGCGATACCGAGACGCTCAACAGGTCGCCAGAAGGCGTACAGCGGATCTTGACGATTGTCGTGAGTCCCGCGCGCTCGCCGGCCCAGACGATGTTCGGTTTCACGCGGCGGCGTACCTTGTCGGCATAGCCCGGAGAGGCGGCGTTGCCGCCGGAACCCGTGCCGGTGCCGCTTTTCGCGAGGCCTTGGCCGCCGCCTTCACCGGCACCCGCGAGGCCCTGCATCTGAGCGAGGCGCGCATTCCGTTCCCGGTCGAGCTTCGCCTTCGCTGCCGCATCGGCCTTCGCGCGCGCCGCCGCTTCGGCCTTTGCCTTCGCCTGCGCTTCCGCCTTCGCTTTCGCGGCGGCGTCTGCCTTGGCCTTCGCCGCCTGCTGTGCTTCCAGCTGCGCCTGTTTCTGCTGTTGCAGTTTTTGCTGCTCGAGCTTCTGCTGTTCGAGCTTTTGCTGCTCGGCGAGCTGCTGTTGCTTCAGTTTCGCGGCCTGCTTCTGCTTTTCGCGTTCAGCGGCTTTTTCCGCGGCGAGCGCGGCAGCCTGCTGCGCTGCGAGTTGCGCGCGGCGCGCTTCCTCTTCCTGCTGCTTCAACTGCTGGGCGCGGCGCTGCTGCTCGAGCAGCGCTTCGCGCGCGGCTGCTTCCTGCTGGCGCTTTTTCTGCTGCAGCGCGATGTCCGCCTGCTCGTCCCGAGCCGGCGGAGCGGGCGGCGCGACTTTCGCGGGCGGCGTGGGTGTAACCACGGGGCGCGGCGCGGGCACGTCGGGCACCTCGGTCCACAGCTCGGCTTCGGCGCCGGCCGGCGTGCTGTTCTGCCACTGCACGCCGTGATAGAGGAACAGTGCGAGCAGCACGTGCATCAGCGCGGCGAGCGCGAACGCGCGCCAGGTGCCGCGCTCGCGAGGGGGCTGAGACGGGTAGGCGTGGTCGCGCGTGGATTGCTGCCGGTTCATTGCGATTTGACGAGGAGGCCGACGCGCTTGACGCCGCGCGCCTTCAGATCCGACATCACGGTCATGACCGAATCGTACTGCACGGTCTTGTCGGCCGCGATCACGACCGGCTGGTCGGGATGGTCGGCCTGCCGCGCAGCGATGAAGCTGTCGAGCTCGGCCTTGGTCATCGTGTCTTCCTGCGTCGCGCCGGAGTCGCTCTTGTACTTGACGCTCATCGTGCGGTCGGCCTTGATGTTGACGACGACGGGCGGCGTCTGTTCCTGCGGCGCGGCGTTGCCGACGGTCGGCAGATTGATGATCGACGGCGCGACGAGCGGGGCCGTGACCATGAAGATCACGAGCAGCACCAGCATCACGTCGATGTACGGCACGACGTTGATGTCGGCCATCGCGCGGCGCGAACGGCCGCCCCGCATGCTGGATCGAATGGGACTTCCTGCCATGGCGCGCTCCTTACTGGGCCTGACGCTGCAGGATGTTCGAGAATTCTTCGATGAAGGTCTCGAAGCGGATCGCGAGGCGGTCGATGTCGTGCGCGTAGCGGTTGTACGCGACTACCGCCGGAATCGCGGCGAACAGGCCGATCGCGGTGGCGACGAGCGCCTCGGCGATGCCCGGCGCGACGTTCGCGAGCGTCGCCTGCTGCACGTTCGCGAGACCGCGGAACGAGTTCATGATCCCCCAGACGGTGCCGAACAGACCGATGTACGGGCTGACCGAGCCGACCGACGCGAGGAACGCGAGGTTCGCTTCGAGCACGTCCATTTCACGCTGGAACGACGCGCGCATCGCACGGCGCGCGCCGTCGAGCACGAGACCGGGATCGCTGAGACGCTTTTCCTTCGCCTTCAGGAACTCGCGCATCCCCGATTCGAAGATGCGCTCGAGCGCGCCGATCGTGTGGCGGTTGTTGGCCGCGCTCTGATACAGCGCCTGCAGGTCGCCGCCGGACCAGAAATCCCGCTCGAAGCGTTCGGTCTGCGCGCGCGCGCGCCGGATCGCAAACCACTTGCGGAAGATGAAGGTCCACGACATCAGCGACAGTAGCAACAGCAGCCCCATCACGGCCTGGGCCAGCACGCTCGCGTTGAGGACGAGGGAAATGATCGACAGGTCTTGAGAAGTGTTCATAGAGTTTGAGTAACGTCCCTTCGGGGTGCCCGGCGAAGGCGCGCGGCATGCGTGCGGCGCGGCGCGCCGGCCTGGCCTGGCGCCGAACCTTGCTTAGTATCGATTCAGGAGGGCAAGTTCATAGGTTTTGTCTAAACGGTGCTCATTCGAGCTTCGTTGACAATACAGTTTGCCCGGCGTCGATGACGGGCCCGCGTTGTAGTGCCTCCAGCACGGCTGGCGGGATCGCCGCAGGCCGGATGCCGGTTTGGTCCACGCAACCCAGCCGGATGTGTCCGGCGACGAGCAGCGTGTCGCCGCGCCACGCTTCCTGCGTGAATTCCACCGATGCGCGGCCGATGCGCCCGGGCCGGCTCATGATCGTCAGCGCGTCGTCGAGTCGCGCCGGCGCGCGGTAGTCGAGCGACGTGCTGCGCACGATGAAGATGGCGCCCGTGTCGTCGGCGAGGCGGCGCTGGTCGATGCCGCACGCGCGCAGCCATTCGGTGCGGGCGCGTTCGAAGAACTTCAGGTAGTTGGCATAGAAGACGATGCCGCCTGCATCGGTATCCTCGTAGTACACGCGAACCGGCCAGATAAAGCCGCAGGGCGCGTCCGGGGAGCGGGTAGGCTGAGTCATGGCGCGCATTCTACCGGAAGGCCGCGGACGGATTCGTAACCGATTCGTAACGGAATGTAGTACGCGGCAGGCCGCCGGCGCGGGGCCGGCGGCCTGCCGAGACGGGTCAGCCGCGATGGATCGTGAGGCCGGCGGGGGCTTGAGCAACCGGCATCATCTCGATCGTGTTGATGTTGACGTGCGCGGGACGCGTTGCGATCCAGTAGATGGTGTCTGCGATGTCCTCGGCGGTGAGCGGCTGGACGTTCTGATATACGTTCGCAGCCTTCGCGTCATCGCCGCGGTAGCGCACGTTCGAGAATTCCGTGCCGCCGCACAGGCCGGGTTCGATATCAGTGACGCGCACGGGCGTGCCGATCAGGTCCGCGCGCAGATTCAGACTGAATTGTCTGACGAAAGCCTTGGTTGCGCCGTAGACGTTCCCGCCCGGATACGGATAGGTGCCGGCGACTGAACCGAGATTGAAGATATGGCCGCGGCCGCGCTCGATCATCCCTGGCAGCAGCGTGTGCGTGACCGTCACGAGGCCAGAGCAGTTCGTGTCGATCATCGTCTGCCATTCGTCCAGGCTCGCCTTTTGGGCAGGCTCCACACCGAGCGCGAGGCCTGCGTTGTTGACGAGCACGTCGAGCGCTGCAAAGTCGGCGGGGAGTGCAGCCGGCACGGCCTCGACGGCGGCGCGGTCGCGCACGTCGAGCTCGAACGGCAGCAGCGCATCACCCAGCTCGGCCGCGAGCGCATCGAGACGATCCTTGCGGCGGGCGGTGGCGACGACGCGGTGGCCGCCCTTGACAAACGCGCGGGCGATGGCGGCGCCGAAGCCGGCGGACGCGCCTGTGACGAACACGATCATTGCTGCTCCTGGTCGGTAACGAATTGGCGGATAGTATCCCGCAAGCCTACTGAGATTGCCGCACCGCGGCAAGGCGCCGAAGCGCGTCTGAGCGGGAGCGTATAGCCTGGCCCTTATTATTTCGACATGCCTGGCGCGCGGTTGCCTATTCATGGCGCATCCAATAAACTAACGCGCTCATCACCCCTGCGTGACTGGCGATAGAACCCTTCGGGTTCAAGGTGGAGCATCCCACCGTGAAGCGCGGGGCGCCGTTTTTGCCGTTCGCCTGGGCAGCCGTTGTGCGCCATTGCGTGCATTGCCGGTGGCTGTCCTGTCTCGCGTCATACGGATTCTTCCGCCACGTCGAGCTGGCCCCGCCAGCAGCGCAATGTACTCGGCCGCACCGGTCAACCTGTACACACTTAACGGAAACCGTATGTTTGACAGAGCCCAAAGCACCATCGCGAACGTCGATCCCGAACTCTTTGCAGCGATCGAGCAGGAAAACCGCCGCCAGGAAGATCACATCGAGCTGATCGCGTCGGAGAACTACACGAGCCCGGCCGTGATGGCCGCACAGGGCTCGCAGCTCACGAACAAGTACGCGGAAGGTTACCCGGGCAAGCGCTACTACGGGGGCTGCGAATATGTCGACGTGGTCGAGCAGCTGGCGATCGACCGTGTGAAGCAGCTGTTTGGCGCGGAAGCGGCGAACGTGCAGCCGAACTCGGGTTCGCAGGCGAACCAGGGCGTGTTCTTCGCGATGCTCAAGCCGGGCGACACGATCATGGGCATGAGCCTCGCGCACGGCGGCCACCTGACGCACGGCTCGCCGGTGAACATGTCGGGCAAGTGGTTCAACGTCGTCAGCTACGGGCTGAACGAAAACGAAGACATCGACTACGACGCGGCCGAGAAGCTGGCGAACGAGCACAAGCCGAAGCTGATTGTCGCGGGCGCATCGGCGTTCGCGCTGAAGATCGATTTCGAGCGTCTGGCAAAGATTGCGAAGTCGGTGGGCGCGTACCTGATGGTCGACATGGCGCACTACGCGGGGCTGATCGCGGCGGGCGTGTATCCGAACCCGGTGCCGCACGCCGACTTCGTGACGACGACGACGCACAAGAGCCTGCGCGGCCCGCGCGGCGGCGTGATCCTGATGAAGGCGGAGTACGAGAAGCCGATCAATTCGGCGATCTTCCCGGGTATCCAGGGCGGCCCGCTGATGCACGTGATCGCGGCGAAGGCCGTTGCGTTCAAGGAAGCGCTGTCGCCGGAGTTCAAGGCGTATCAGCAGAAGGTGGTGGAGAACGCACGCGTGCTGGCAGAAACGCTGGTCAAGCGCGGGCTGCGGATCGTGTCGGGCCGCACGGAAAGTCACGTGATGCTGGTCGACCTGCGCGCGAAGAACATCACGGGCAAGGCAGCGGAAGCGGCGCTCGGCGCCGCGCACATTACGGTGAACAAGAACGCGATCCCGAACGATCCGGAAAAGCCGTTCGTGACGAGCGGCATCCGCCTGGGTTCGCCGGCGATGACGACGCGCGGGTTCGGGCCGGCGGAAGCGGAGCAGGTCGGCAACCTGATTGCCGACGTGCTCGAGAACCCGGAAGACGCGGCGACGATCGAGCGCGTGCGCGCGCAGGTGGCCGAGCTGACCAAGCGTTTCCCGGTCTATCGCTGATCCGGCATGCGCTGCCCGTTCTGCCGGCATGAGGACACGCAGGTCGTCGACTCGCGCGTGTCCGAAGATGGCGCCGCGATTCGTCGGCGCCGTCGCTGCTCGGCTTGCGACAAGCGCTTCACGACGTACGAGCGGGTCGAGCTGAACCTGCCGGCCGTCGTGAAGAAGGACGGCAGCCGTACCGAATTCGACCGTCGCAAGATCGTCGCCAGCATGCAACTCGCGCTGCGCAAGCGGCCGGTTGCAGCCGACGCGATCGACGCGGCGGTCGCCCGTATCGAATATCAGTTGCTCGCGACCGGCGAGCGTGAAGTGCGTAGCGAGAAGCTCGGCGAACTCGTGATGAACGAGCTGCGCGGCCTCGATACGATTGCCTATGTCCGCTTTGCATCGGTTTACCGCCGGTTCGAGGACGTTTCCGAATTTGCCGACGTGATCGAAGAATTCCGTCGCGCGTCCCCCTCCAAGCCTCCGCGCAAGCGCTGACGCGCTGCGTCCGTTCATCGTCTTCTCCCGCAGGTTCAATTCGTGCCGATTGTGTCGGCCGTGGCTGGAGGTCGCCAGTCGGCCGTTCGGCTAATGGCGCGCGTCCGCATGCGTCGCTACAGTGGTTGCATCACGTTGACGGAGGGCAATGGCGATGGAACCGTACCGGCGGCCCGTTGAAAAAAACATGCGATGGTGTGGCGGGTTCACGCTCGTCGAGCTGATGGTCGCGATTGCGCTGGCGGCCGCGATCGGGCTTTACGCGGCGCCTGCATTTGACCGTTGGCACATGCGCGAACGCGTGGATGCCCGCTCTCGCGCACTACTCGGTGCGCTGTCTTTCGCCCGCACCGAAGCGACGCGTCTCGGCGTGCGCGTCACGCTGTGCAGGGCCGGTCGCGACGGTGACTGTGTGCGCGCTGGCGAGCGGTGCAGCCCGGCCGAGTGGTCATGCGGCTGGATCGTCAGCGGGCAGTTCGACGGACAACCTCGCGTACTGCGGCGTTATCCGCACGATGCCGACATTGCCGTGGCCGGCGCCGCGCGCGATCTGGCGTTTGCGCCGCCGACAGGGCAAATCATCGGCGGGATCCGGCGTTTCGAGTTGCGGCCGCCGCATGCGCACGAGAGTGACGATGCGCGTATGGCGCGTTGCATCCGGATCTCGGCAGGTGGCCGCGCACGCGTCGCGGCCGGCCGTTGCGATGCGGCATGACGCGCATGCGCAGTCGGATGCAGGGTACTTCGCTGCTTGAGGCCGTGCTGGCCATCGCGCTGCTCGCCATGGTAATGCTCGCCGTGGCCGGCAGTCAGCTTGCAATGACGCGCGCGCAGCGATCGACGATGTGGCGGGAACGCGCACTGTGGCTGGCCGATGCACGCATCGAGCGTCGGCGCGCTGCGGCCGACGCTGGCGACGACATCGCCGCGCTCGTGGCTGCATCACTGCCCGGCGGCACGGTGACGCTCGACGGCGGAGCGGCCGGTGTCAGTTCCGTGGTCGTCGGCTGGCACGGCACCGACGCGTCGGCGTCGACTTCCTCGCGATGCGAGCGTGCGGACGCTGTCGTCAAGCCGCCATCGTGTGTGCGGATTCCGTTTCGCGAGGCCAATGCCAATGCCGGTGAACGCTGATCGCGGAAGCCGCGGCTGCCGTCGCGGCCGCGCACATACGCTGCTCGAGGTGCTGATCGCGATGACCGTCGGTCTGCTCGTGCTTGCCGCGGCGGGCGCGCTGTATCACGCGCAGCGCGTTGCGCAGCAGCGCGCGGAAGACGGGTTCAGGATGCGCGATGCGGCTGCGACAGCGTTGATGCTGATCGGCCAGCAAATCCAGATGGCAGGGTTTCGGCCGCTGGATGTCGATGAGGCGTCGCCGTTGCCGCCGGTGTTTGGCTGTTCATCCGGGCGCGTGCGCGGCGGCGGCGCGCAAGTGCGCTGCGAGGCCGTGCGGGCGGCGTCGGATGCGGTGCTGGCGCGGTATGTAGGCGACCGCGTGTCGACGTGGCCGACGACGAGCGGGCAAGTGTCCGATTGTCTCGGGCAGGGCGTCGGCGCACCCGGCGAGCGGCCGCTCGTGGAAAACCGTTTCGACGCGCATGTCAGTCCGTCGACGGGAGAGCCCGAGCTGTACTGCGAAGGCAACGGGCGCCCCGGTACGCCGCAACCCGTCGTGTCCGGGATCGACCAGTTGCGCGTGCGCTACTTGCGCCGCGAAAGCCGGCAGTTCGTCAACGCGAACGCGATGGGCGCGGGCGACTGGCGCGACGTCGCGGCCGTGCATCTGTGCGTGCGGGCGCGTGGCGAATCGATGCGCGAGCCCGCGCGTCATGTCGATTGCGACGGCCGCACCGCCGTCTCGCAAGATGGTCGCGCGCGTCTCGTTTTGCATCGCATTGTCGCGTTGCGCAACTCCGCGGAGGCGTTCGTCGGTGCCGGCCGCGAAGCGACGCGCGAAAGAGAGGTGCTGCGATGAGCCGCCCGAACGGCATTGCCCGTGCGCGTGCAACGCACATTGCGGCGGCCCGCATCGAAAGCCGCGCCGCGGCGTACGGCGACGTTCCGCACGCGGCGCTGGAATCGATCCTCCGGAGCCGCAAACCGGCGCGCACACGCACGGTATCCGCCCTCCGCAGCTGGCGCCGCGATGCCGGCCTTGCACTGCCTGCCGTGATCGCCGTCGGCGCGGCAGTCGCTGCGCTGACCGGCACATGGTTCGAATCGGCGCTGACGGAATCGCGCCGCACGCGTGCATTGTCGGATAGGTTGATCGCATTCCACGCGGCCGATGCGGCACTCGAAGCCTGTACCGCGCAGTTGCTTCGTGGCCGCACGCCGTACCTTGACGAACCGGCTTCGGTCGACGAACCGGATGCGTGGCGGCGAACGCCGGCGCTGGTCGTCGGCGAGGCGTTCGCCCCGTTTCCCGCGTGGCCGATGGCTGCGCGGCCACCGCGTTGCCTGATCGAAGCGTGGCCGGGCGTCGGCCCGCGAGGTAGCCGCGCTTACCTCGTCACCGCGCGAGGCGTTGGCGGCCATGCGTCGGGCGCGGTGTGGCTGCAAAGCCAGATCGCGCTGCGCGATGGACGCGTCGTTGCGCGGCGCTGGCGTCACGTCGCGGCAGTGCATCGATGAAAGCGCTCGCCCCGATGCGCCGCGCGTCGGCGTTCACGTTGATCGAATTGATGGTCGTGCTCGCGATCGTCGCCGTGCTGGCAGGCTGGGGTATCCCGTCGTATCGCGAGCATGTCGCGCGCAGCCATCGTGCGTCCGCGATTGCCGCGCTGTACCGCGCGGCGCAATATCTCGAAACACTCGACGGCCCGCCGCCGCGGACATTGCCGCACGCATACGCGCAGGCGCCGCCGGACGGGCGCCCTGTCTATCGCGTGCGGTTGGCGCGTCCGGCCGGCGATGATGCGGCGGTGTTCTACGAACTCGTTGCAAGCCCGCTCGATACGGGCCCGATGCGCGACGACAGATGCGGCGCATTTACGCTG is a window of Burkholderia latens DNA encoding:
- the ybgF gene encoding tol-pal system protein YbgF, which encodes MTHRVSWLRVAAAFCVAGAAWSAAPAHAGMFDDNEARRAVLDLRSKSDNLANQLSAAQRTILDQSGRIDQLNQQVATLRGENEDLTNRLTTLERQQKEYYQDLDTRLKKFEPQQATIDGVEGTVQPGETDALSAAQQQFRNGNFKAAAASFRSFIAKYPQSPYQPTAQYWLGNAQYALRDYRGSTATWQAIVSKYPQHPRAADALVAIGTNQLEQGQKAAAKKTFEQVVSQYAGSNAAQTAQGKIESIK
- the pal gene encoding peptidoglycan-associated lipoprotein Pal yields the protein MMSNKARLALAVMMIGALAACKSGVKLDDKANAGAMSTQPSADNVAQVNVDPLNDPNSPLAKRSIYFDFDSYSVKDEYQPLLQQHAQYLKSHPQRHVLIQGNTDERGTSEYNLALGQKRAEAVRRAMALLGVNDSQMEAVSLGKEKPQATGHDEASWAQNRRADLVYQQ
- the tolB gene encoding Tol-Pal system beta propeller repeat protein TolB, which translates into the protein MSLMTKLGFRALVASCLIAAGGAANAQVNVLITGVGSTQFPIATANFANEAGLPQQVTSIVRADLARSGKFTNIDAGSTPVPETASVDLGAWKAKGANAFVAGSVNREANGQYKVNFILYDTVKQQSLGGLSLTANDNTLRTAGHKIADYIYQKLLGVRGVFATRLSYVIKTGNRYQLQISDSDGQNARIALSSTEPIISPAWSPSGTKVAYVSFERKKPIVYIHDLPTGRRYMVSDQKGNNSAPAWSPDSNTLAVALSLTGNTQIYSVNANGGGLRRLTQSSSIDTEPFYSPDGRWIYFTSDRGGAPQIYRMPAQGESAGAAQRVTFNGSYNTSPRVSPDGKLLAYISRTGGGFKLYVQDLQTGAANAITNTNRDESPSFAANGQYILYATQSGGRNVLAAVPSDGSAPPQILSVQGGSVREPSWGPFMQ
- the tolA gene encoding cell envelope integrity protein TolA, with the protein product MNRQQSTRDHAYPSQPPRERGTWRAFALAALMHVLLALFLYHGVQWQNSTPAGAEAELWTEVPDVPAPRPVVTPTPPAKVAPPAPPARDEQADIALQQKKRQQEAAAREALLEQQRRAQQLKQQEEEARRAQLAAQQAAALAAEKAAEREKQKQAAKLKQQQLAEQQKLEQQKLEQQKLQQQKQAQLEAQQAAKAKADAAAKAKAEAQAKAKAEAAARAKADAAAKAKLDRERNARLAQMQGLAGAGEGGGQGLAKSGTGTGSGGNAASPGYADKVRRRVKPNIVWAGERAGLTTIVKIRCTPSGDLLSVSVSRPSGNSGWDQAVVNAIQASVPLPPDTDGHTPSSITITFKAAE
- the tolR gene encoding protein TolR yields the protein MAGSPIRSSMRGGRSRRAMADINVVPYIDVMLVLLVIFMVTAPLVAPSIINLPTVGNAAPQEQTPPVVVNIKADRTMSVKYKSDSGATQEDTMTKAELDSFIAARQADHPDQPVVIAADKTVQYDSVMTVMSDLKARGVKRVGLLVKSQ
- the tolQ gene encoding protein TolQ; its protein translation is MNTSQDLSIISLVLNASVLAQAVMGLLLLLSLMSWTFIFRKWFAIRRARAQTERFERDFWSGGDLQALYQSAANNRHTIGALERIFESGMREFLKAKEKRLSDPGLVLDGARRAMRASFQREMDVLEANLAFLASVGSVSPYIGLFGTVWGIMNSFRGLANVQQATLANVAPGIAEALVATAIGLFAAIPAVVAYNRYAHDIDRLAIRFETFIEEFSNILQRQAQ
- the ybgC gene encoding tol-pal system-associated acyl-CoA thioesterase → MRAMTQPTRSPDAPCGFIWPVRVYYEDTDAGGIVFYANYLKFFERARTEWLRACGIDQRRLADDTGAIFIVRSTSLDYRAPARLDDALTIMSRPGRIGRASVEFTQEAWRGDTLLVAGHIRLGCVDQTGIRPAAIPPAVLEALQRGPVIDAGQTVLSTKLE
- a CDS encoding SDR family NAD(P)-dependent oxidoreductase, with protein sequence MIVFVTGASAGFGAAIARAFVKGGHRVVATARRKDRLDALAAELGDALLPFELDVRDRAAVEAVPAALPADFAALDVLVNNAGLALGVEPAQKASLDEWQTMIDTNCSGLVTVTHTLLPGMIERGRGHIFNLGSVAGTYPYPGGNVYGATKAFVRQFSLNLRADLIGTPVRVTDIEPGLCGGTEFSNVRYRGDDAKAANVYQNVQPLTAEDIADTIYWIATRPAHVNINTIEMMPVAQAPAGLTIHRG
- the glyA gene encoding serine hydroxymethyltransferase, which encodes MFDRAQSTIANVDPELFAAIEQENRRQEDHIELIASENYTSPAVMAAQGSQLTNKYAEGYPGKRYYGGCEYVDVVEQLAIDRVKQLFGAEAANVQPNSGSQANQGVFFAMLKPGDTIMGMSLAHGGHLTHGSPVNMSGKWFNVVSYGLNENEDIDYDAAEKLANEHKPKLIVAGASAFALKIDFERLAKIAKSVGAYLMVDMAHYAGLIAAGVYPNPVPHADFVTTTTHKSLRGPRGGVILMKAEYEKPINSAIFPGIQGGPLMHVIAAKAVAFKEALSPEFKAYQQKVVENARVLAETLVKRGLRIVSGRTESHVMLVDLRAKNITGKAAEAALGAAHITVNKNAIPNDPEKPFVTSGIRLGSPAMTTRGFGPAEAEQVGNLIADVLENPEDAATIERVRAQVAELTKRFPVYR
- the nrdR gene encoding transcriptional regulator NrdR, with the protein product MRCPFCRHEDTQVVDSRVSEDGAAIRRRRRCSACDKRFTTYERVELNLPAVVKKDGSRTEFDRRKIVASMQLALRKRPVAADAIDAAVARIEYQLLATGEREVRSEKLGELVMNELRGLDTIAYVRFASVYRRFEDVSEFADVIEEFRRASPSKPPRKR
- a CDS encoding GspH/FimT family pseudopilin, with the protein product MEPYRRPVEKNMRWCGGFTLVELMVAIALAAAIGLYAAPAFDRWHMRERVDARSRALLGALSFARTEATRLGVRVTLCRAGRDGDCVRAGERCSPAEWSCGWIVSGQFDGQPRVLRRYPHDADIAVAGAARDLAFAPPTGQIIGGIRRFELRPPHAHESDDARMARCIRISAGGRARVAAGRCDAA
- a CDS encoding type IV pilus modification PilV family protein, with the translated sequence MTRMRSRMQGTSLLEAVLAIALLAMVMLAVAGSQLAMTRAQRSTMWRERALWLADARIERRRAAADAGDDIAALVAASLPGGTVTLDGGAAGVSSVVVGWHGTDASASTSSRCERADAVVKPPSCVRIPFREANANAGER
- a CDS encoding type IV pilus assembly protein, whose translation is MPVNADRGSRGCRRGRAHTLLEVLIAMTVGLLVLAAAGALYHAQRVAQQRAEDGFRMRDAAATALMLIGQQIQMAGFRPLDVDEASPLPPVFGCSSGRVRGGGAQVRCEAVRAASDAVLARYVGDRVSTWPTTSGQVSDCLGQGVGAPGERPLVENRFDAHVSPSTGEPELYCEGNGRPGTPQPVVSGIDQLRVRYLRRESRQFVNANAMGAGDWRDVAAVHLCVRARGESMREPARHVDCDGRTAVSQDGRARLVLHRIVALRNSAEAFVGAGREATREREVLR
- a CDS encoding pilus assembly PilX family protein, with amino-acid sequence MAVGAAVAALTGTWFESALTESRRTRALSDRLIAFHAADAALEACTAQLLRGRTPYLDEPASVDEPDAWRRTPALVVGEAFAPFPAWPMAARPPRCLIEAWPGVGPRGSRAYLVTARGVGGHASGAVWLQSQIALRDGRVVARRWRHVAAVHR